The DNA segment TTCTGAAGATGGACAAGGTAGGCTAccctctctctttatttcttcatcttcTCAATGTAGTTACAATGATTAatctcttttctctgcctttccctAACACTGTCTGTTTAATGAGCTGCACCTAGCTTATGATGGCTGCTGGAGCCCACACTTTAATCCAAACCACTCTCTAAACTCTTTAGTCACTGGGAAAGGCTACCATGTCCATAGTCTAAGATCTGGGCCTAGTTCATTTTATCACTGCAGTCTTCCCTAAACTGTGGGGAACAGGCATTCTGCAAGTGAGGTATGAATCGATGTTCAGTGTCCATTTATCTAAAATTAAATCATAAATGTTCCTCCAATATCTTAGTTTAGAATAGATTTTGACAAATATATCCCTCGTAAAATCTGCAACAACCTATTAAAACTGAAGTGGACCTGCTGGaacaaatgtgaaaaaaataattggctcatcagaatataaatataaagatttaAAGATTTGTCATTTTTCATCTGAATACTTAGAATATCACGACGTGGTAATGATTGAGAATAGAATGTGAAATAGCAGAAAAACCTAAAATGGCTTGGTTTCAGTTGATAAATGCCCAGGCTGCAATACCAAAACACTTTGTAAAGTGGCAGCTTAATTTGACCTTCTTAAAACCAGTGTATTTCAGTAAAACAGGAAGAGAGACTCTGAGACACTGGTAGTCTAAATGTttgctgtttttgaaataagaGTAGATAAACATGTTCCTGTGTTAACATTGTAAGTACCCTTGCTCTCTTAGGATGTATAAATGAATGCTTAGAAAACATGTACGTCTTTTAGAGTCCTGGTGTCAGGGAGCAGATATCCTCAAGTTGAAAACCTTATATTGGACacagtttatttattcttttgatgTGACAGGAGGCACTCCCAGGGGACTCTATGCTGATAGAGATACCTGCTTTGATCTCTTAAGGGGAACTTCATAGGGTTTACCAGCTTTTGTAATCTTCCAGCTGTAAAATCAGGAGGGGGATATGTACTCTCAAAGTCAGCGCAGATCAAAGAATGACTGTCCCAAATGGGATGAGTGAGTGATGTTTCTTTATTGACTAAAATGTCAAGTTTTGTATATCTCAAACATATGAGAAATGTTTgtatttctcttctgttttttattttattttgagatgggatctaaCCATGCAGCTAACACTAGCCTGAAACTCTACAGATTGGATTCAGACTTACCACAATcttccttagcctcccaagtataCCTGACATTATAAATATAACCCACCATAagatgttttttaattttttattaattaaattaatgaatTCATTGAGACATAGTTTCATGTACCCCGTGTGGGCCTCAAAGTAATTGTATAATTAAAAATACCCATCAGTTTCTGATCCTCTTACTCCTACCTGCTCTGTACTAGGAtaacaggcatgtgtcaccactcccAGTTTTAAGCAGTGCTGGCAACCGAACCCAGAGTTTTTTGCGTGCTCGTCTAGTACTCTTCTAAGCTCTATACATTCTTAGCCCTTAAGAGATATATCCTAAAGACAGAAAATCGTATTAGAACAAACTGCATTATCCTTTTCTTGATCGTGAGTTGTTTGACTAAGAAGTGACTATGAATAtctttaaacaaaaaagggggcaGGGAAGGAAGCTTTTACTTGAGGTTTTGTTGCTGTGGTTGCTGGAGACAGTCTCATTACGTAGATCCATTGGCATGCAACCCACTAAGCAGACCAGCCCCTGCTCACAGGTCCACCTGCCATTGCCTCCTGAGTACTTTGACTAAAGCCAAGCACCACCACATCCAGTCtttgttattttaaagtttttgtggCTTGAATATCAAATCCGGAGCATCATACTTGCCCAGAAAACATTTAGCCACTGAGACAAATTTCATCCCTGACTCCTTTATTGTAACCTAGTcttaaaatgaacaaaatgacAAAGTACATGAAAATGCTCTGAGCCACttatataaaaatggaaaaatattctaTGAGATCTTGGGATTATGGTAGAGATAATGCTGTGATAAGGCTTACTGTTTGTCTTGATGTCATAAGAAATTATGATTAAAATAGCACCAAGAAGATTCACAGACAAGTTAATCCTTACTGTGGAAAATTCTTGGTCCTATGAGTTGTCATATCCTTCAGTGGACTGGGACCGGATAAAATTGTAAGTGAAATGGTTGTTGGTTAAAGGGATTATATTGCCTGATGCCTCTACTTTGTGGATAAGGAAAAGGATTGGCTTTATAAAGTATACATGCAGGATGCTTGATGTATGGAAATGTGTAAAAGAACATACCTACAACCTGCATGAAGTTATCCTTAGAGTGGTCTTAATTCTCTCTAGGAGAAATGGTCCCCCATTACACAATTATCTTTAAAACCCCAGCTCTCTAATAGTGCCCCATTGATAACAATTAGGACACATTTAAAGCACAATAGGCCTTGGCAAGGCCTCCAGTGAGTTGAGGACAACTTCTGAATTTCTCATATTGTATACgttcaaaagaaaaaatccatATAAACATAATTGTATTtcgttttttcttttctgtcttgagACTGAACACTCTATGAAGTCCCAGGAGTCCTGGAGCGTGCTATGTAGATaaggctggcattaaaggcatgcatcaccatccatggcccctttcttcccctttttttaagagttatttatttatttatttatttatttatttatttatttatttattatatgtaaatacactgtagctgtcttcaggcactccagaagagggagtcagatctccttatggatggttgtgagccaccatgcggttgtgagccttatttatttgtttgtttatttatttattaattatatgtaaatacactttagctgtctttagacactccagaagagggagtcagatctccttatggatggttgtgagccaccatgcggttgtgagccaccatgtggttgtgagccgtgagccaccatgtggttgctgggatttgaactccggaccttcggaagagcagttggatgctcttacccactgagccatctcaccaacttcCTGGCCCCATCTCTATAAGgtattttaaaaaggtatttggATAAGATTGGGAATTCTGGAGTGGGGGCTATATGACTCTCTTTATGCCTCAATAGTGCTATACTATACTCCTATAAATACGATTGTGTATACATTGAAAAATTCAAAGAATCCATGATGTCATCATGGCCCAAATGAAATGGTTCACAGCATATAACAACAGGCCAGCCACGTGTAGAATTTTTGCAGCTCACTGTCAAGGCTGTATTGTAGTGTAACGGTGTCACAAAGGTTCAAAAGAGCTCATGAGGACGTTTACTTATTTAACATCACAGTCAAAAGCCTCCTAGGTAAGGCTTTTGGAAGCAAGGTTTCCCTGTGCCTTTCTCTTTAGAGAATGAAAATAACTGCCAGACCCAGGCCTTAATTTACGAATTAATGGGAAAGTCTTGGCAAAGGCTTATGTCTGAGCTCCAGCAAGGTGTGGGGCCTCTCCCACACACTGACAACTGGAAAGAGCTCTGGGGAGGTGGCTATGTACTTAGTAAAGGCTTTTATCTTGAGTCGCTCTTTGCCTGGATTTCCTCCTTCATGGTACTATGTATTGTGTTAAATGTAAAGAATGTGAAAGGTGAACTACATATTAACACAACACTGGAAAGATGCACTCACTGCGTTCAAGTCTGAAAGAAGTTGTTAATGTAAAAATCCTTCCAGCCCTAGAAACCCCTACAGGCACCACAGAGTCAGCCACTGAGCGAAGAAGCACTTTATTTTTTCATGCTGAACCAGGAAAATCACATGAAAATTTGGATGATCTTCAGAAAGCTATtccaaagcattttttaaaaatttttttatgtatttgtttgtttgattgattatgCAAGGGTTTTGCCTGGTTGCACAGACAAGCCTCAAGCTTGGGAACTTCTGCTTAGCTTCCAAAGTGCTGAAGGCATTAACCTGAACTCGCACACCCAGCCTCCTGCTTCTCTTCATGCTTGTCATCTGTTTGCTGGAGACTTATTGTCATGACCCATTCTGTAACCTTTATGAAAACACCTGTTAGAGTTATGTGATCATAGCCCATGCCGACATTCATTGCTTTGGGGACGGAAAAGGAAAGAGGTGCATGATCAGAGGGAATAGACCCAAACTACCATTCTCAGGGTGAGCTACTCCCATATGTAACTGCTCAGAGAAACCTAgaatgttgggggtggggagagacatACTTCTGGTGTCCAATGCTTTACTGCTACTTGGGTAgtgacatattatatatatggtCAGGAATAaaaattttggtttcttcatccCATTGACAGGAGACAACTGGATAACCAATCATGAGGATGGTTTTATATGTGCAGTTTGTCATTTGCTGTCCTGTTTCTAAAACACACCTCACTCCCTCGATTAGATTCATGCTTCTTCTGCAAGATTTAACGCCATTCTTACATTGCACTTCTTCACCATCACAGGCTTTTACTAGCTCACCATAGGGCACTCCTGCAATGTAGTGTTCTGGGTAACAGCGCCCCTTATAGTGAATCTGTTTAGTCCTGAGTTCAGTGTTGCAGTAATCGTAGTCATTGAAAGGTTGGTCACCAATGGTGATCATTTCTATGATTCTTTTTACGGTAGGTGGTTTGGTGGGCCCTGTACTCTCATATTCCCTAATAAAGTCACGTACTTCTGGGTTTAGTTCATATTCCCCAAAATCCCAATAGTTCCCCTGAAGCTtcggtggcagcagcagcagcagcagcaatggcaAAGGCCAGGCGAACTTGATGACCaaaggtttcatttttttttgcctGCGGAAACAAAAGTTGTATGTGAATAGAGACATTCTATTAGGATGCAATGTTTCTTTCTATTTCCACATAGAGACCACATTTACTAACTTTCACTGTTTGGCACTCTGAGTATGTAGTTCATTGAAAAAGTGTTAGACTTGAGATTTCAGAAATTATTTGAAGAGCTTCCTAATGTTGACTCTAAAATAAGTGTGTTAGTATTGAGTAGCAGATAAAGGAGGAAGTgtgaaaggaagagacagagctaGAGGAGAGTGGGAAGAAGTGAGGGGATATGGGGGGCAGTGGAGGTGGGAAGGAAATCAGCAAAAGGGGTAGAGGAAGGTTGTAGAGAGGGcagaccacacccacagtgaaagAAGAAAGTGGCTCTCTGGAGGACCTCTCCTGTTCTGTCTAAAACAAACACCTTTTTCCCACTTCCAGAAATTAATAATTTGTCCAGAAATGATCCAGCCTCCTCTTTTTGATCTTTCTCTGATGAGAAACACTGTCCATCTCAGGCCTTCACTCTCTTCTTGCTCACATCTGGTCAAAGATATCTTGAAGAAGAGGCCAAGGAAGGCCAGCAGCGGTGCATTAGACATACACTGAGCTGGCTCCTTGGCTGACTCTATTTCTGCTTCAATGCCAACTGCAATGTCTATTTTAAGGCCCTTCTCTGTGTTTTGCCACATCACACCACTCTTTTCCAAAGTCCTTCATCTCCTGTCTACTGTTTTCCTTGGTGATTCCTTCCGCCCCTGAGGTAATCTTTATCGTTCCTGTTTTAATTgtatccccaccccccaaactcaCTCCAGTTCACATCACTATTTATAGCTATGCTGACCTCAACAGTAGAGAATTCAGTTATTGTATTATTTGGATTTCTCTACATCTCTTCACCCCATAGTCTGCTGTTTCTATGTATAGGTCTTTATAAGTTTATGAGCAAATGTCTTTGCTTATCAATTCAACACTAAGCCGATGACATAAGATACAagataattttaaaggaaaatattgcATGCATCTTAGTGATGTCTGTCATGAAACCTTCCTGGTTAATTGTGATACATTTTAAAGATCTTTCTATAGGAAACTGAGGAGTGACAACATCTATCCATTAGACGATTCCAATTTGCTAAAATAAGCAACAAAGCCTAGTCTACAAACCAGTTTAGAGACCAGTCTTTTGTAGAGAACTTCTAGACCCAGTTGTCTTGTGTATTCCTATCCCAAATAGGACTGTTTTTCATTAATTCTCCAAGATCTTTCTCTCAGTGGAAAGCAAGGACCTTCTCTCTACTTGAAGTAGGCTTCTGAGACAGAATTTGCACGTGGCTTCCTACCTCAATTGTACCCATTGTTATCTATTGTTTCAGAGAAAGGGTGGATCGCTTTACTTAGAACTTGACAGCAGAGATACGAGTCTTCAGTGAGAATAAATCATTCTGAGTTAGGAAGAGAGAGTGAATCTGAGCAGCTCATAAGTACATTGTTGAAGTGAATTTAAATCTTAAAACAGTAACACAGATAGTAGTATAAGAAGTTGTACACGTCTTACCATAAGCTATGACAAAGACTTCCTATATATTTCCAACATTGGAACAGCCAAATTATAGAAGTtctgtttactttttattattagcATCTTCTCACTTCCCTCATGGCAACTATAGCAACCAAGAAACTCTAGCCCATGTGTAAGATAAGTAGGAATACAGTTGTGGCTAATTGCTTATTTGGATTTTTATCATATCCATTAGGAAAGGCCACAGAAATTTATAGAGAGAGTCAGAAGATGGGGGCACACAGTGGAAAATGGAGCGACTAGGAAAGTTAAACACAGAGGtacagagggaggaaaagaagttGTATTTCAAACTGGTGGTGTTGAGTGGTCCTTCTACGTGAACATATACCTTCCTCCACATAATTTTTTCATACCTCCATCAATATCACCCTGTGAGAACCAGAGAGTTCAGCTCAAAACTCTGCAGTGAGAACACAGAGCATCTGGGGCATCTTGAGCAAGAGTGAGCAAATCGACACACACATGATCAATGGAGTCCAGGTGTACCCACTCACCGAGTGAGAACTCAGCAACAAAGTGGCCTTCAACAAATCTATCGCATTACAGTTTCTGTACGTTTCAAACCTGGGAGTGTCTAGGTAACAGGGAAAGAAATCATTATCAAGTTATCTTAAACACCAGAGAGCCTCGACTGACTCACAGAAGAGGGATGTCCAAGGGGCACAGGAGGAGGAAGCTAAAACTCTTCACCAGACTCTTGCCATCGTCTCCTCTCCACTTCTTTGTAGAACAAAAGTGCTCCTCTACGGGCGCTCTgtggaatggcagggccaggcaCTGTCACTTTTGTACCCTCTTCTAGGGTCACAGTGTTCCCACTGTGCAGCCTTCCCCCACCTTCTTTCATCAAGGAAACTCACTCTTCTGATTGGCCTTGCCTCTGCCACTTGAGTAAATTGGCAATGTGGGGGTTTCTCACTGGTCAGCCATGCTCTTCttgaggaaagaaaagcaaaaccatgAAGAAAAGCCTAGCAGAActttaaattgttgacaaaagcGCTGCTGGTACTGAGCAGAAAACCAGTGAGGGCCGTGGGCATTTGCGTGGGTGGAGAAGTCAGAACGCTGAACTCTGTCAACCTCatagttttaattattattgcatTTTAATTGTGTATGGGGGCATGTGCTCCACGGtgacatgtagaggtcagaggatgactttcGGGAGTTGCTTCTCGTTTTCTGTCATGTAGATTCCAGGAATTGAAATGAGCTCCTCAGgcgtgctgagccatcttaccagccctatGTCTCCATCTTTTCCTTATCTCACCATTTTATTCAGTGGAAATATAGATTGCAtacgaggaaaaaaaaagaggttttgtttttgtttttgtttttgttttttcaagatagggtttctctgtgtggccctggctgtcctggaactcactctgtagaccaggctggcctcaaactcagagatctgcctgcctctgcctcccaaatgctgggattaaaggtgtgtgctaccactgcccagcaagaaagAGATCGTAATAAAGTGTTATTTATGAATGAATTATTTCttgctaatttcttttttttctcaagatttatttattttatcttatatatgtaagtacactgtcactgtcttcagacacactagaagagggcaccagatcccattacagatggttgtgagccaccatgtgattgctgggaattgaactcagcacctctggaagagcagtcagtgctcttaacctctgagccatatctccagccctcttGCTAATTTCCTAATCTTAGTTTCACTACTATAAATGTTGGAACTCAAAAGAGATTTTAGCACTACAATATGCTTTTAAGATTCCAAGCATCCCTGGTTAAATTTTGTAAGGAAATTCCAGGTTTTAATTGCACCAAATGGATTATTTTCGCAAATATTTTGAAGCAATGTTGTTTGTCTTAAACATTCACCTCAAAACCTAAAGGAGGACAAAGACCGCACTGAGTGAAGAAAATCTGAACAGCCTGAGTCCAGAGTGGATAGCCAGGAGGTCAAACACATTGTTAACTCAGTTCACAGCGCTTCTTCCTCTAAGGTGAATGGTAAGTGCTTGAGCTTGTGAGACATGCAGAATAAACCTAcaagaaacaaaaattctcatTGATTGAAAGTCAACTTTCAAACATAAGTACAGAGTAATTTTCATATCTCACTTTGGAACAATGAAGTCAATCCAGCACAGAGGCGGCAGAATCTCTTCACACGTGTCATGCTTTTTGCAAATTAATTTTCACTAATGCTTTGTCTAGCTTTTTAAAGCACAAGGCTATATAAAAATGTAACAGATAGTGATAAGTAGAAACCTGCTACATTTTTCTGTGAGTCATTGTGACCCCAGACGATGTAGACTTCTTATTCAACCCCTAGCTATGGCTTGCTTTCTATTCTCTTTCCCCTCTGAAGTCAAAGATGGAATAAAGATGAAATATGTAATGTGTAAGGTTAAAATTCTGACAAATTGGGGTTTTGGTTAAATAATGGGTAGATGAAGACAAAATACTATAAATCTCCATAcctcacataacacacacacatacatcccacacagacacagatatactTACATAAaccacgcacaggcacacacaaggcGCCATATGAATTCTTCAACTTACATAGCATAGGAAATAAAGTAATTTTCAaagataaaaattgtttttttaaagaacaaaacaaaatctttttcATAATTTGAGGTAAGACATATCCTTCCTACACAAGACAGAAAGCTTAGGCATAAAATAACCTATGGTAGCTGATCTTCCACTTTTAAGGATGGAATCATACCTGTCTGGATACACAACATCACATCAGAAAGAAAGGGCAAACCCAGCAAATATTCTAACAGCCAATGGATGGCAAAAAAGGAAACTCAAGACCAGCATGAGCTTGCAACTGTGCGTATAGTGTACTATTACTTCTCAATTTAGAGAAAAGGCAGATAGTATccgtgagtatgtgtgtgaatatacgcttatgtgtatgtatgtgccacttgtgtgtgcatatgtgcataaatgtatgtgtttaagtgtgtgctcatacctgtatgtgtgtgaatgtgtgtgtatatgtctttgtgtATGCAAATGTGTGCATGTAACTTGAAAGTAAAAATACAGCTAATGAGACAAAGGAGACAGGTTTTGTCTACATACAAACAGCATGGGAGATAGTTATGGTTATGAAAATGTTCGATTTCAGAAATGTTTCTCATGTTCTTGGTTGTATCCAGGTAAATATCTAGGTTTTCATACAATATTGCAGGTTTGCATCATGCTATCATTAGTTAAACTGAATTAAAGGTACAGAGGTACTCTGCATTATTTCCTACAAATGCATGAAAATAATAAccttaaaatagttttttttaaaagaaaaggcatTATATAACTGTATGGGTCTAATACTATATTATCTCAAAATTACAGAAATATAGAGATAGAGAACAAACTAGTCCAGCATGAGACAGTTCTTCAGCACTAATggagcacatatgcacacactcacacatacataagacacacacacacacacagaggcacagaggcacacacatacatgcatacaaacacggATGCACTcaacatacatatacagataaaCACATGAGCTCATACAAAACATGATGAAATGTGATTAAGGTCTGTAGTCTGCTCAACagtattatttgattttatgctGAAGTTTTGTAAACTGTTTttctgggggaaggagagagaacaaaaaatataattttatagcgcgcgcacatacacacacacatatacacaaacctgTGAATATATTGGTTCTCCACTGAGAAATGAGTATGGCAGATATGTTGATTGAACTCCGTGATTTGGTAATATTCAGGACACTATTCAAAACAGTGTTACAATAAGCAGGAACTAATAGGAAAAGATTGTTCTGGGCAGAGAACAGGTTCAGCGTTTGAAGTCTTTGCTGTGTGACCtggacagcctgagttcaaatccccagaaatCACATCTGAAGCTGGGCTTTGGGTGTTTGCCCTGTAACCCCCagttgtggggctggagatgggCAGAGCCCAGGGATCAGTCAGTCTAGCCTCAGAGTTGGTGAGAGACCATGTGCCAAAAGAAGGCCTGAAAGAGGAAAGGGACTTATTGATAAGACGATGTCCTGCGGAAGAGGGAATGGGATGAAGGGGAAGAAGTTGTGAAAACCACTAAAATTCTTAAAGATATGAAACAGCCACCACAATAGGAAATATTAAAATCAGGGGAGAATGGAGAAACATGCCCAACCCTCTACCGTTCACACGTGAGTGCACATGCCCCTATATCTCCCGCACACTCACAATAGGACAGACTGCTGTGAGAGAAAGCACTTGACTGGGTGTGTGGCATTGATGTTTTATGAAAGTTAATTTTCCATAATTCATGTAAAAATGAATGTGCAGTATGACTACACTGATTTACATCAGTTGAAAAAAACCTACTAAcgatatacataagagaaagaATCAGGATGGGTCTCCGACAAGCATTATGACATAAACAACCAGCAGATGCCTAATGTATCTGACATGTCATCTAAAGTAAAGCTGCACATAGAAGGCTCTCTTATCTAGATGACTTTAACTGAGAGCAGAAGGCCTGAATGTAGACCTCAGCATTGTATGGGCTGAGTGAAAAAGGAGAGAATGAGTTGGGCATCAGTACTCTGTGCTCTTTCTTCACTGATATGTTATACTCTAaagctgtaagccaaaataaatcctttctcagacagacagaccaacagacagacacagaggggtgtagggagacagagagaggttgcACTGTAAGATTCCCATGGGCTTATTATCTAATTGTGTTTGCTTGAAGGGCAGGACAGAGAGAGCTTTCCCTAGGTCCTGGCCATTCAATCAACACTGTTTATTGCTCCTGGAAACAGAGAAGAAAGCTGGGATGAAAATGGAGTGTGTCTAGGGTCTGATAATGTTCTAAATGCTAAGAGTATTTGGATACAGGAAAACCAGGGTCCAAAGCCGAGGGCTGAAAGCTTGAGAGAACGACCAGCATGAAGAGAATTCATGCTTTAGTAGAATACTATTAACTGATTAGAAGTAACAACGCGTCCACAAGTGGGTATCAAATGTAGTACGTAAATGAAAGAAATCAGCATAAGGAGTCCACAACTGGATAATCACAGTTTCTGTAATGGATAAGTCAAAGATATATCGATATTAGAGACCGTGATTGACAGGATGTGGACAGTTGGACCAGGGGTGTCAGGATGAAAAGCACATCTGCTTACTATAGGCTGCTGCAGTGTGGACACATAACATCTGTGCATCAGAACTCAGCAAAAGGAACCTGTGCATCTATAAAGCTTACAAATTAATCCTTAGAGTTAAGGCCAAGGCAAGATGCAGAGAAGCCCCTAAACTTACTTTACAGATATTTGAGTGACCTCATAGAAGAGAGTGGAGAGGCAGTCCTAAGAAGTCACTAGATTTGACTGAAAGGATCCCTCAAAGCTAAAACTGAAGGCACGGAATGTTTTAAATAAGCCTTAGAGTATAGCAACACTCCGATTGTAAATATCCATGAGTGCACAGTGATATACACAAATTCTTGAATAAATAAGTGGTTAGTTATTACTCCTTCAAGTAGATAAAACATAATTATACCCATGCAGGGGTGCTTCCTCCTAAAAGTACCTACGGAAACAGTCATAGAAAGTAAGAGGCTACTTTATAGTGGAGGGAAAAGATGCTGTGTAAGTCAGAAAATTGCATACAGGCTTCCTTTAAATGTTCCCATATTAACCTTGTCCAATTTTTCTCTATTACTATTATTCTATCACTATCTTTATTTTCTTGCCCAGATTATACATGTCACTCAGACCCAcaatctatctttctctctttctttgaacCTAATGTGTCTATACTATAAGATTAATGATGTGCAAACATTACTCCTTTTCACATATTTACTGTaaaatctttaaattattttttataacccttctgttagtttctctgacTACTGTAACAGATTTGCACAAACGTGTTACcttaaaacaacacaacacaaattgggccaggtggtggtgacacatgcccttaatgccagcactcaagaggcagaggcaggcaaatctctgagttagaAGCTAGATGTATCTATAGAGTGAGCtccgggatagccagggctacatggaaaaaccctgttttgaaaaacaaacaaaaaacacattgatttttttctacagATCTGGAGGACCAGAGTCTGAAATCAATATTACTGGGTCCAGTGAGATGTttcagagggaaagaaaaagagactggCTCTCTGAGTGCATGCACGCTTGGTAGCAGAAGGCATTGTAATGGCAGTAGAAGCCATAGTGAACATCGTAGTGTGTGCACTGTCACGAGTGGACAAAGAGAAAATTGGGGCCTggtctgcacgttatgcaggtacCACCCAGATTGGACAGTTGCAGCATTACCACCCCTTTCTGGGACAGCCCTGCAAGACACCAGTGAAGAAAAGTCTTCAGAGTGGACCGAACGTCAGGCAGCATGCGTGGTCACACATTCTGTCTGGAAGGAGGAAAGACTAGATGTGGAATTGGTCACtgaatcacctgggagatggcCTCTGAGCATCCTGTCGGAATTATCTTGATTACATTGATATGGGAAAAGCCATCTTAATTGCTGGCAGGACTAGCCTCAGGGTAGAGAATCCTCAGCCGTCAAGAAGGGGAAAGCAAGTTGAGCTCTGCAAAGTGTACACTCTCTGTTTCCTGCTCCTGGCAGCTGCTTCAAGCCTTAGACACCTCGACTCATCTAACTTGggttaaaataaaacctttcccctCCAACggcttttgtcaggatattttgtTAACACATCAAGAACAGGAAGTAACACAGCTGCGTTGTCCACGTTCAAAGGAGCATTGCCTCACTTCTGtccctctctgccttctcctgTAG comes from the Mus musculus strain C57BL/6J chromosome 14, GRCm38.p6 C57BL/6J genome and includes:
- the Rnase9 gene encoding inactive ribonuclease-like protein 9 precursor — encoded protein: MKPLVIKFAWPLPLLLLLLLPPKLQGNYWDFGEYELNPEVRDFIREYESTGPTKPPTVKRIIEMITIGDQPFNDYDYCNTELRTKQIHYKGRCYPEHYIAGVPYGELVKACDGEEVQCKNGVKSCRRSMNLIEGVRCVLETGQQMTNCTYKTILMIGYPVVSCQWDEETKIFIPDHIYNMSLPK